In Candidatus Paceibacterota bacterium, the DNA window CTCATTGGGACACTGATTGTCGTTTTGTCGCTTTCAGGGTTTGGATATTATAAATACTCCAATCCATCTATCGCGCCAATAACATACAAAACCCCCGAGGAAGCCAATGCTTACGTTCGTTTTGATATGGAGGCATACGACAGTATTTTAAAAAATTATTGGAGCCAGATGAAAGAAGAAGACCTCGCGACACATTTCCAGCTCTCTGTTCAAAAAGCTCAGAATGCTTCAAGTACTCCACCACTAATTACCAAAGACCGCGCAGGGACAGCTAAAATGATTTCTGATGCAATTGGAGCTCTTCCTGATGATGAAGCAAAAAAGAAGCTTACTCTCGATACTTTGGTTGTTGTGACTTACAATCTCCAACCGGTTGGCAGAAACGGAATACTTTCTTCAAAGGAAGAGACTGCTCTTAGACAGAATGTTAGTAATATAAACCCAGAAACAGATCTTTATAAAAATCTTGGTGTAGAAAAGGGGGCAACACCAGAAGTGGTTGAAAAAGCGTTTAAAGAAAAGGAGGCTGTTCTTGCAAAGGATGGAACACCAGAAGCAAAGAAAGAACTTGAGCAAATAACCTATGCACACAAAGTTCTTACCGACCAAAATTCAAAAGCTTTGTATGATGAGAATAAAATAGAACCAACTGTCTCTGGACGTGTTTTGGGAAAGACGCTTTATCTTGCGATTAGTAAAATTTCTCCAACCACCTTGCAGGAATTTGGGGTAATAGTTAACAATGCGAGTACGACACTAAAATTAGACAGTATGATAATTGATTTTCGTGGAAACGTTGGTGGTGCGCTCGATTTTCTACAGTATTTTCTAGGTCTTTTTATTGGAGAGAAGCAATACGCTTTTGATTTGTTTCATCAAGGGGATTATCAGGTTCAACGTACTGTTTTGGCAAAATTTGATCAACTTGAGCGCTATAAAGAATTTGCCATCCTTACCGATAACATGACTCAATCAACAGCAGAACTCACCACTGCGGCATTTAAGCGCTTTGGGTTGGCATATGTTGTCGGAACGGCAACAAGGGGTTGGGGAACAGTTGAAAATACTTATCCGATAGAGACGACCATCGCACAAGGGGAAAAATATTCTCTTTTTCTCGTGAACAGCATAACCCTAAGAGATGATAATCAGCCAATAGAAGGACGTGGCGTTGATCCAGACATTGATATCAAAAATCCAAACTGGAGAAACGAACTTCCAAAGGTTTTCAGGAGTCAATCTCTTATCGAAGCCGTCTCAAAAACCGCTGCGTCCGCTCCTCTTAAGTAATATATTTAAACCACTTTTTGTTTTTTAAAAGTGCGGTAAAATAGGCATATGAAAAATAACACTGAAGAATTTAAGGTCTCTGGGGAGGATGTTATTAGGACTGTCAAAAAGCTGGTTAAAAAAGGTAATGCCCGTCGAATAATCATCAAGAACGAAAAGGGAAAAACCCTAATTGAGATACCTCTTACTATAGGCGCGGTTGGAGCAATTTTGGCACCAGCTCTTGCTGCTGTAGGTACTATTGCAGCGCTAGTCACTAAGTGCACGATTGTTGTAGAGAAAAAAGTAGACTAAATTTTCGTGGGA includes these proteins:
- a CDS encoding S41 family peptidase, with the translated sequence MMFFLKRNFVLIGTLIVVLSLSGFGYYKYSNPSIAPITYKTPEEANAYVRFDMEAYDSILKNYWSQMKEEDLATHFQLSVQKAQNASSTPPLITKDRAGTAKMISDAIGALPDDEAKKKLTLDTLVVVTYNLQPVGRNGILSSKEETALRQNVSNINPETDLYKNLGVEKGATPEVVEKAFKEKEAVLAKDGTPEAKKELEQITYAHKVLTDQNSKALYDENKIEPTVSGRVLGKTLYLAISKISPTTLQEFGVIVNNASTTLKLDSMIIDFRGNVGGALDFLQYFLGLFIGEKQYAFDLFHQGDYQVQRTVLAKFDQLERYKEFAILTDNMTQSTAELTTAAFKRFGLAYVVGTATRGWGTVENTYPIETTIAQGEKYSLFLVNSITLRDDNQPIEGRGVDPDIDIKNPNWRNELPKVFRSQSLIEAVSKTAASAPLK
- a CDS encoding DUF4342 domain-containing protein; translation: MKNNTEEFKVSGEDVIRTVKKLVKKGNARRIIIKNEKGKTLIEIPLTIGAVGAILAPALAAVGTIAALVTKCTIVVEKKVD